A single Brassica rapa cultivar Chiifu-401-42 chromosome A04, CAAS_Brap_v3.01, whole genome shotgun sequence DNA region contains:
- the LOC103863532 gene encoding uncharacterized protein LOC103863532, with protein sequence QSCSLYVLISSILQDVCDVGSHSDVTDESNGEKAQGSTLLLPSLCDTMPMANEVDLETSSHGSLDNSVTSPDKCCKSCGSKPVELGASLSGDNGGKHISESPKSESSHPQSCKCISEQSSSTIRSNSRGGSFCSNATTIQKIDYPLVPAAKEKSDACDTVLTALKQAKLSLQEKVNSLHIRKPEYLSESSYPSTPSSYMNTLPIEPAFETRPSLPASNVGSMLEFPVGCAGLFRVPTDFSPDASTRNSFLASSSQKALVNHIPERDLPLLPGDQLFTKTLLDTERPLTTPYIGGPKLWTGFREDGEPVVDTQEARLYKGAPRVSGSVRTSGCEGKQLSSTSFSLDRQVSTYNPLSMSPSPSLYPDPVLRSREMYSTPYYTRAVGLPPTGGSSDGLFRREYD encoded by the coding sequence CAATCTTGCAGCCTATATGTTTTGATTTCTTCAATCTTGCAGGATGTATGTGACGTAGGAAGCCATTCAGATGTGACGGATGAAAGTAATGGAGAAAAAGCTCAAGGTTCCACACTACTCCTACCCTCACTCTGTGATACAATGCCTATGGCCAATGAGGTTGACCTTGAAACTTCTTCACATGGTTCACTTGATAATTCAGTAACATCACCTGATAAGTGCTGCAAAAGTTGCGGTTCCAAACCTGTGGAACTAGGTGCTTCTCTTTCTGGAGACAACGGAGGAAAACATATATCTGAGAGTCCTAAAAGTGAGTCTTCGCATCCACAGAGCTGTAAATGTATCTCTGAGCAATCTTCATCAACGATTCGGTCAAACTCTAGAGGTGGTTCCTTTTGTAGTAATGCTACTACCATCCAGAAGATAGATTATCCCTTAGTTCCAGCGGCAAAGGAAAAGTCTGATGCCTGTGATACTGTGCTCACTGCGCTAAAGCAAGCTAAGCTGTCTCTGCAAGAGAAAGTCAATAGCTTACATATCAGAAAACCTGAGTATCTTTCTGAGAGCTCTTATCCTTCAACGCCAAGTTCATATATGAACACACTACCTATAGAGCCAGCATTTGAAACCAGACCATCTCTCCCTGCTTCCAACGTCGGGTCCATGCTAGAGTTTCCTGTTGGCTGTGCTGGACTTTTCAGAGTACCCACTGATTTTTCACCTGATGCGTCAACGAGGAACAGCTTTTTAGCCTCGAGTTCTCAGAAAGCTCTTGTTAACCATATACCTGAGAGAGACCTTCCTTTGTTACCTGGAGATCAGCTTTTCACCAAAACTTTACTAGACACAGAGCGGCCTTTGACCACCCCATACATTGGTGGACCAAAACTATGGACAGGCTTCAGGGAAGATGGTGAACCGGTTGTGGATACTCAAGAAGCCAGACTTTATAAAGGCGCACCAAGGGTCTCAGGGAGTGTCAGAACATCTGGTTGTGAAGGTAAACAACTATCCTCAACTAGCTTCAGCTTAGATAGACAGGTAAGTACATATAATCCCCTGTCAATGTCACCTAGTCCAAGTTTGTATCCTGATCCAGTTCTGCGTAGTAGAGAAATGTATTCGACTCCTTATTACACGCGTGCGGTTGGGCTGCCTCCTACTGGTGGTTCAAGTGACGGCTTATTTAGGCGAGAGTATGATTGA